A genomic region of Methylobacterium durans contains the following coding sequences:
- a CDS encoding UTP--glucose-1-phosphate uridylyltransferase translates to MKPIRKAVLPVAGLGTRFLPATKAVPKEMLTVVDRPVVQHVVDEAREAGIEHFIFVTGRGKAVIEDHFDIAYELDRTLQERGKQAAYEALKQDLPMAGQTSFTRQQAPLGLGHAVWCAREIVGDEPFAVLLPDMLSRGCMGQMLRAYEQHGGNIIAVEEVKPEETHQYGIVSVGETFGQTFEITGMVEKPKQGTAPSNYIISGRYILQPEVFAILEKGETGAGGEIQLTDAMIRLAETQKFFGLRYEGRTYDTGSKLGFLTANLAYALEREDLAGPLKAEIARLLEG, encoded by the coding sequence ATGAAACCGATCCGCAAGGCCGTCCTCCCCGTCGCCGGTCTCGGCACCCGCTTCCTGCCCGCCACCAAGGCGGTCCCGAAGGAGATGCTCACGGTCGTGGACCGACCGGTCGTGCAGCACGTGGTCGACGAGGCGCGGGAGGCCGGCATCGAGCACTTCATCTTCGTCACGGGCCGCGGCAAGGCGGTCATCGAGGACCATTTCGATATCGCCTACGAGCTCGACCGGACCCTGCAGGAGCGCGGCAAGCAGGCGGCCTACGAGGCGCTGAAGCAGGATTTGCCGATGGCAGGCCAGACGAGCTTCACGCGCCAGCAGGCGCCGCTCGGCCTCGGCCACGCGGTCTGGTGCGCCCGCGAGATCGTCGGCGACGAGCCCTTCGCCGTGCTCCTGCCCGATATGCTGAGCCGCGGCTGCATGGGCCAGATGCTCCGGGCCTACGAGCAGCACGGCGGCAACATCATCGCGGTGGAGGAGGTGAAGCCCGAGGAGACTCACCAGTACGGCATCGTCAGCGTCGGCGAGACCTTCGGGCAGACCTTCGAGATCACCGGCATGGTCGAGAAGCCGAAGCAGGGCACCGCGCCCTCGAACTACATCATCTCGGGCCGCTACATTCTGCAGCCGGAGGTCTTCGCGATCCTGGAGAAGGGCGAGACGGGGGCGGGCGGCGAGATTCAGCTCACCGACGCGATGATCCGCCTCGCCGAGACGCAGAAGTTCTTCGGGCTGCGCTACGAGGGCCGCACCTACGATACGGGCTCGAAGCTCGGCTTCCTCACCGCCAACCTCGCCTACGCACTGGAACGGGAGGATCTCGCCGGTCCGCTCAAGGCTGAGATCGCGCGGCTCCTGGAAGGCTGA
- the galE gene encoding UDP-glucose 4-epimerase GalE: protein MAVLVTGGAGYIGSHMVLALLDAGHEEIVVLDDLSTGFDWALPPEVKLVVGDIADQALVTETILQHRIDALAHFAAKIVVPDSVADPLGYYLANTAKTRSLIETAVRTGVKHVIFSSTAAVYGEPETVPVPEDLTTSPINPYGRSKLMSEWMIQDAAKAHGFSYVILRYFNVAGADPRGRTGQSTPNATHLIKVATQTALGQRSHIDVFGTDYPTPDGSCLRDYIQVSDLAEAHRVALTHLRSGGESLTLNCGYGRGYSVLEVIEVVKRISGRDFEVRLCPRRAGDPAQIIAGADRIRQRLGWVPKHDDLDAIVGQALAWEDSLSRRNRV, encoded by the coding sequence ATGGCGGTTCTGGTGACGGGCGGTGCCGGCTATATCGGCAGCCACATGGTTCTGGCGCTCCTCGACGCGGGGCACGAGGAGATCGTCGTCCTCGACGACCTCTCCACCGGCTTCGACTGGGCGCTGCCGCCCGAGGTGAAGCTCGTCGTCGGCGACATCGCCGACCAAGCCCTCGTCACCGAGACGATCCTGCAGCACCGCATCGACGCGCTCGCGCATTTCGCGGCCAAGATCGTGGTGCCGGACTCGGTCGCGGACCCGCTCGGATACTACCTCGCGAACACCGCCAAGACGCGCTCGCTGATCGAGACGGCCGTGCGCACGGGCGTCAAGCACGTGATCTTCTCCTCCACCGCCGCCGTCTACGGCGAGCCCGAGACCGTGCCGGTGCCGGAGGACCTGACCACCAGCCCGATCAACCCCTACGGCCGCTCAAAGCTGATGAGCGAGTGGATGATCCAGGATGCAGCCAAGGCCCACGGCTTCAGCTACGTCATCCTGCGCTACTTCAACGTGGCGGGCGCCGACCCGCGCGGGCGCACCGGCCAATCGACCCCGAACGCCACCCACCTGATCAAGGTGGCGACCCAGACCGCGCTGGGCCAGCGCAGCCACATCGACGTGTTCGGCACCGACTACCCGACCCCGGACGGGTCGTGCCTGCGCGACTACATCCAGGTCTCCGACCTCGCCGAGGCCCACCGCGTGGCGCTGACGCACCTGCGTTCGGGCGGCGAGAGCCTGACGCTGAATTGCGGCTACGGGCGGGGCTACTCGGTGCTGGAGGTGATCGAGGTGGTCAAGCGGATCTCCGGCCGCGACTTCGAGGTGCGGCTCTGCCCGCGCCGGGCCGGCGATCCGGCCCAGATCATCGCGGGCGCCGACCGCATCCGGCAGCGCCTCGGCTGGGTGCCGAAGCACGACGACCTCGACGCCATCGTCGGGCAGGCGCTCGCCTGGGAGGATTCGCTGTCCCGCCGCAACCGGGTCTGA
- a CDS encoding DUF459 domain-containing protein, whose amino-acid sequence MVAGQARHLLRLGCAALVAGLALFEAPPARAQWGDTYDQGQGGYATPRRRYRDNYYRDDGASARPTRRYQPQQQEAPRQFYWPWEERPQQAQPQPDPTYRPSRPRAPAVADAPRVPKRRVARPAPVVVPPKPAVAKTEPTTQIAVFGDSLADHLSKGLDDVFEDNADVAVIDRAKGDSGLVRKDVVDWPKAAEDYLATNPKVRYALVLLGANDRQPIRDGDQSYDALTDRWREIYRDRVDALVKVFTDRKLPLIWVGAPPMRSEALTTDLAAINDLVRERVTRAGATYVDVWPGFVDDRNRYTPSGPDLEGQNAKLRTSDGVHFTHAGARKLAHFADVELKRMMGTAGPAATDQPVAAISATPGPGLDGTARLDDAAAIDRQITAMLPSLPEPPGIPALPVKPLAGPVVPLGRPETSPGGALMNARPRDGDASGTVERVLQRGAPATPQPGRADDFRWPPG is encoded by the coding sequence ATGGTGGCGGGACAGGCACGGCACCTCCTGCGCCTCGGCTGCGCTGCCCTCGTCGCGGGCCTCGCCCTGTTCGAGGCGCCGCCTGCCCGCGCGCAATGGGGCGACACCTACGACCAGGGCCAGGGCGGCTACGCGACGCCCCGGCGCCGCTACCGGGACAATTACTACCGGGACGACGGGGCCTCCGCGCGCCCGACCCGCCGCTACCAGCCCCAACAGCAGGAGGCGCCGCGCCAGTTCTACTGGCCCTGGGAGGAGCGCCCGCAGCAGGCCCAACCCCAGCCGGATCCGACCTACCGCCCCTCGCGGCCGCGGGCGCCCGCCGTCGCCGACGCGCCCCGCGTGCCGAAGCGCCGGGTGGCCCGGCCGGCTCCGGTGGTAGTCCCGCCGAAGCCCGCCGTGGCGAAGACGGAGCCGACGACGCAGATCGCCGTCTTCGGCGATTCGCTGGCCGACCACCTGAGCAAGGGCCTCGACGACGTGTTCGAGGACAATGCCGACGTCGCGGTCATCGACCGGGCGAAGGGCGACAGCGGCCTCGTGCGCAAGGACGTCGTCGACTGGCCGAAGGCTGCCGAGGACTATCTCGCCACCAACCCGAAGGTGCGCTACGCCCTTGTGCTGCTCGGCGCCAACGACCGTCAACCGATCCGCGACGGCGACCAGAGCTACGACGCGCTGACCGACCGCTGGCGCGAGATCTACCGCGACCGGGTCGATGCCCTCGTCAAGGTGTTCACGGACCGGAAGCTGCCCCTGATCTGGGTCGGCGCGCCGCCGATGCGGAGCGAAGCCCTCACCACCGATCTCGCCGCGATCAACGACCTCGTGCGCGAGCGCGTCACCCGCGCCGGCGCGACCTATGTCGACGTCTGGCCAGGCTTCGTCGACGACCGCAACCGCTACACCCCGTCCGGGCCCGATCTCGAGGGACAGAACGCGAAGCTGCGCACCTCGGACGGCGTGCACTTCACGCATGCCGGCGCCCGCAAGCTCGCCCACTTCGCCGACGTGGAACTGAAGCGCATGATGGGCACGGCCGGCCCGGCCGCCACCGACCAGCCGGTCGCGGCGATCTCCGCGACGCCCGGCCCCGGCCTCGACGGGACGGCGCGCCTCGACGATGCGGCCGCGATCGACCGCCAGATCACCGCGATGCTGCCGAGCCTGCCCGAGCCGCCGGGCATCCCGGCACTACCCGTGAAGCCGCTCGCCGGCCCGGTCGTGCCGCTTGGCCGCCCCGAGACCTCCCCGGGCGGCGCGCTGATGAATGCGCGCCCGCGCGACGGCGACGCCTCCGGAACCGTGGAGCGCGTGCTTCAGCGCGGCGCCCCCGCGACGCCGCAGCCGGGCCGGGCTGACGATTTCCGCTGGCCGCCGGGCTAG